In Candidatus Falkowbacteria bacterium, a genomic segment contains:
- a CDS encoding Nramp family divalent metal transporter, translated as MKKIKAFLKKLGPGFITGASDDDPSGIATYSQTGSQFGYSQLWTALFSFPFMTIIQEICGRIGMVTGKGLAKVVKEHYGRTVLFGAVAILCIANTINIGADLGAMAAAGQLLIGFPFLVWLLVITGITLALEIFVSYATYARFLKYLTLSLFAYVVTAFVIKQDWSEIIFSTLVPSFSFSRLYLLNIVAILGTTISPYLFFWQADEEVEEEIANHKLTENSNAKPRINYRDIRRMRVDTFIGMLFSNLVMFFIIVTTASTLGVHGLTTITTADQAAAALRPLAGDFAFLLFAAGIIGTGLLAVPILAGSASYALAETFNWKAGLGKKFNQAKAFYVIIIISTLVGVLINFTPIQPFQMLYYTAILNGICAPPLLILIMLISRNKKIMGQYTNSGLSNTMGWIIAVVMSLAAIALIITI; from the coding sequence ATGAAAAAAATAAAAGCATTTTTAAAGAAACTAGGACCAGGCTTTATCACCGGTGCTTCTGATGATGATCCTTCTGGTATTGCTACTTACTCACAAACAGGTAGTCAGTTTGGGTATAGTCAATTATGGACTGCTCTTTTTTCATTTCCTTTTATGACCATTATTCAAGAGATATGTGGTCGAATTGGTATGGTGACTGGAAAAGGATTAGCCAAAGTTGTAAAAGAACATTATGGACGGACAGTTTTATTTGGAGCCGTGGCTATACTCTGTATTGCTAATACAATAAACATTGGTGCTGATTTAGGCGCTATGGCAGCGGCCGGACAACTTTTGATCGGCTTTCCCTTTTTAGTTTGGCTATTAGTAATAACTGGTATAACTTTGGCCCTTGAAATTTTTGTTTCCTATGCAACATATGCAAGATTTTTAAAATATTTGACCTTGTCATTGTTTGCCTATGTAGTGACAGCTTTTGTTATCAAACAAGATTGGAGTGAGATTATTTTTTCAACCTTGGTCCCAAGTTTTTCTTTTTCTAGGTTATATCTTTTAAATATCGTGGCCATTTTAGGAACAACTATTTCTCCCTATCTATTCTTTTGGCAGGCTGACGAGGAAGTTGAAGAAGAAATTGCTAATCATAAACTGACGGAAAACAGTAATGCCAAACCTCGTATTAACTATCGGGATATTCGGCGAATGCGTGTTGATACTTTTATCGGCATGCTTTTTTCAAATCTTGTGATGTTTTTTATCATTGTAACAACTGCCTCAACTTTAGGTGTGCACGGATTGACTACTATTACCACGGCTGATCAAGCGGCCGCTGCTTTACGTCCATTAGCTGGTGATTTTGCTTTTCTTCTTTTTGCAGCCGGAATAATTGGTACCGGATTGTTAGCTGTGCCAATTTTGGCTGGCTCAGCTTCATATGCTTTGGCCGAAACATTTAATTGGAAAGCTGGACTTGGAAAGAAATTTAATCAAGCCAAAGCATTTTATGTAATTATTATAATTAGCACCTTAGTGGGAGTTTTGATAAATTTCACGCCAATACAACCGTTTCAGATGCTATATTATACAGCTATTTTAAATGGAATTTGTGCACCGCCTCTGTTGATTTTAATTATGTTGATTAGTCGTAATAAAAAAATTATGGGGCAGTATACTAATTCAGGGCTAAGTAATACTATGGGTTGGATTATTGCCGTGGTAATGAGTTTAGCAGCTATTGCTTTAATTATTACTATATAA
- a CDS encoding MBL fold metallo-hydrolase: MKLHFFGAASEVTGSKHILDNNGYKILLDCGLHQGRRKQAYELNKSLPFDAKSLNSVILSHAHADHCGTLPLLYKSGYTGVINATDATAQIAHLIMLDSANVQRSDYEHLLGQGFVAEDLLTPLYTSEEVEETSTHFQIANYQRIHQDWNVLDQHNRFKFYDAGHILGSAVTVIECQNNQETKRILFTGDLGNGGVPILHDPEDIKETIDTLIIECTYGDRLHRPISEVDDFLVKIITQAVEQKQKIIVPAFALGRTQELIYILHRLHNEGRIPVLPIYIDSPLSNRITQVFSKHLKDFDQQAWTDFMNNHESPFAFENLHYVSTKEESKALNTAEGPFMVIASSGMAEGGRILHHLEHTVWDPQAVIILTGYQAAQTLGRKIQEGHAHVPIFGRMHELKAQVCMINEFSAHADQNGLYTYIEKLKGLKKVFLVHGEPPAAEALRALLQEKLPHLSIHIPQPGEEFEV, from the coding sequence ATGAAATTACATTTTTTTGGAGCAGCTTCCGAGGTAACCGGTTCAAAGCATATTCTTGATAATAATGGCTATAAAATTCTACTTGATTGTGGTTTACACCAAGGGAGAAGGAAACAGGCCTATGAGCTTAATAAAAGCTTGCCTTTTGATGCAAAATCTCTTAATTCGGTTATTTTGTCTCATGCTCACGCTGATCACTGCGGAACCTTGCCATTATTGTATAAGAGTGGCTATACCGGAGTAATCAACGCAACAGATGCCACGGCGCAAATTGCTCACTTGATTATGCTTGATTCAGCCAATGTACAAAGAAGTGATTATGAGCATTTACTTGGTCAGGGGTTTGTGGCCGAAGATTTATTGACACCTTTATATACTTCAGAAGAGGTTGAAGAAACAAGCACACATTTTCAGATAGCCAATTATCAACGAATACACCAAGATTGGAATGTGCTTGATCAGCATAACCGTTTTAAGTTTTATGATGCTGGTCATATTTTAGGCTCAGCGGTAACGGTCATTGAGTGTCAAAATAATCAAGAGACTAAACGAATTTTATTTACTGGTGATTTAGGTAATGGGGGAGTGCCAATCCTTCACGATCCGGAGGATATTAAAGAAACAATTGATACTCTTATTATTGAATGCACGTATGGTGATCGTCTTCATCGACCAATTTCTGAGGTTGATGATTTTCTTGTAAAAATCATTACTCAAGCTGTGGAACAGAAACAAAAAATTATTGTTCCAGCTTTTGCTTTAGGTAGAACCCAAGAATTAATCTATATTTTACATCGTTTACATAACGAGGGTCGTATTCCAGTTTTGCCAATTTACATTGACAGCCCACTGTCTAATCGCATTACTCAAGTATTTTCCAAGCACTTAAAAGATTTTGATCAACAAGCTTGGACTGATTTTATGAACAATCATGAGTCACCTTTTGCTTTTGAAAATTTGCATTATGTTTCAACTAAAGAAGAATCAAAAGCCCTTAATACTGCTGAAGGTCCATTTATGGTAATTGCCTCATCCGGTATGGCTGAAGGTGGAAGAATCCTTCATCATCTTGAACATACAGTTTGGGATCCGCAAGCAGTGATTATTTTAACTGGCTATCAAGCAGCACAGACCCTTGGTCGAAAAATTCAAGAAGGTCATGCACATGTCCCAATTTTTGGTAGAATGCATGAACTAAAAGCTCAAGTTTGTATGATTAATGAATTTAGTGCTCATGCTGATCAAAACGGATTATATACCTATATTGAAAAATTAAAAGGTTTAAAAAAAGTATTTTTAGTGCACGGTGAACCACCGGCTGCAGAAGCTCTACGGGCTTTGTTACAGGAAAAATTACCTCATCTATCTATTCATATTCCGCAACCAGGTGAAGAGTTTGAAGTTTAA
- a CDS encoding ABC-F family ATP-binding cassette domain-containing protein, whose amino-acid sequence MAEEVIVRFDDVTFEYVDKRPVLEGASFSIRRKAKLTLMGQNGAGKSTLFDLLQGELKPKSGRISVTNGATIGAAKQTVERSDFELTVEQYFAKAFEIVPPNLASKMAKAMDAVNFSIPTDRKVGDLSGGQQARLLLAFALLQNPDILLLDEPTNNLDQAGIDHLVEFLIMYEKTVIVISHDADFLNCFTEGVLYLDVHTHTIENYVGDYYSVVEEINKRIEREQRKNAQLEKTIQDRKEKVNFFANKGGKMRKLAKKLKDETEELEENKVDVRKEDKTIREFEIPEQEIVGDIVKITSVKVIIDHKAIDKPVDITLRQRSRLLVSGPNGMGKSTLLRALASGESKGAIIMEGTRVGYYSQDFSTLDYSQTVFDSLHSSMADGYDTQELRSIAAGFLITGDLMGRTVAELSEGQKGLLSFARLVLMKPGLLILDEPTNHINFRHLPVIAEAINNYQGAIMLVSHMPDFVKEIKIPDELDLRKI is encoded by the coding sequence ATGGCTGAAGAAGTAATCGTCCGTTTTGATGATGTAACATTTGAATATGTTGATAAGCGCCCGGTTTTAGAGGGTGCTAGTTTTAGCATTCGTCGAAAAGCAAAATTGACCTTAATGGGTCAAAATGGAGCTGGAAAAAGTACCTTATTTGACTTACTTCAAGGCGAATTAAAGCCAAAAAGTGGTAGAATTTCTGTTACTAATGGAGCTACGATTGGGGCAGCTAAACAAACAGTTGAACGATCCGACTTTGAATTAACCGTTGAACAATATTTTGCCAAGGCTTTTGAAATTGTGCCACCAAATTTAGCGAGCAAGATGGCAAAGGCCATGGACGCGGTAAACTTCTCAATACCGACTGATAGAAAAGTTGGTGATTTATCTGGTGGCCAACAAGCCAGATTATTATTAGCTTTTGCTTTACTACAAAATCCCGACATTCTTTTATTAGATGAACCAACAAACAATTTGGATCAAGCGGGAATTGATCACCTTGTTGAATTTTTAATAATGTATGAAAAAACTGTTATTGTAATTTCCCATGATGCAGATTTTTTAAATTGCTTTACTGAAGGTGTTTTATATTTAGATGTTCATACACATACCATAGAAAATTATGTGGGTGACTATTATTCAGTGGTTGAAGAAATAAATAAACGAATTGAACGTGAACAAAGAAAAAATGCCCAACTTGAAAAAACCATTCAGGACCGCAAAGAGAAAGTTAACTTTTTTGCCAACAAAGGTGGAAAGATGCGTAAATTAGCAAAGAAATTAAAAGATGAAACCGAAGAGTTGGAAGAAAATAAAGTGGATGTTAGAAAAGAAGATAAAACTATTCGTGAGTTTGAAATTCCAGAGCAAGAAATTGTTGGTGATATTGTAAAAATTACTTCAGTCAAAGTTATTATTGATCATAAGGCAATAGATAAGCCAGTTGATATTACTTTACGTCAACGGAGTCGTTTATTGGTTTCCGGACCAAATGGTATGGGTAAAAGCACCTTGCTTAGAGCTTTGGCCTCAGGAGAAAGTAAGGGAGCAATAATTATGGAAGGCACACGAGTTGGCTATTACAGCCAAGATTTTTCTACTTTGGATTATAGTCAAACTGTTTTTGATTCATTACACAGTAGTATGGCTGATGGCTATGATACTCAAGAACTGCGTTCTATTGCAGCTGGTTTTTTAATTACCGGTGATTTAATGGGACGAACTGTTGCTGAATTATCTGAGGGTCAAAAGGGTTTATTATCATTTGCACGTTTAGTATTGATGAAACCAGGATTATTAATCTTAGATGAGCCAACCAATCATATCAATTTCCGACACCTTCCAGTTATCGCCGAGGCTATAAATAATTACCAAGGAGCCATAATGCTAGTTAGCCACATGCCTGATTTTGTAAAAGAAATAAAAATTCCTGATGAACTTGACTTAAGAAAAATTTAA
- a CDS encoding T9SS type A sorting domain-containing protein, giving the protein MKIKTSFLVLIAILMVFNTSKAEDKKIHGCSEALEVIKFTQDERYSIVLSGDNRIFISTDQISWVDALTVGLTKDITDIEIISDRYLIAVGEDGLAIRTTDGGENWNEIIGLPIVDFTKVKFTNQKVYILGEGGTCFRSQDMGQTFIDNSLATIGSCMDVAFISPSTGFLISDQNPSLWISRNGGANWAARSLPQGADGEMICIDQNFLYVTGKAYIDTAIFQSQVSSLLLIINSEDFDDWMAVPIPESFHLTGVAMKNGKGGISMNKSMGDIWRTSNAGLQWFSGVSQMNRKYYSLGIKGNQLYATSDSGTIVRMDVVTGISPVNSEIPKGFALSQNYPNPFNPSTKINFSIPEPGEVRLAVYNTAGKEVAVLIDQSLSAGNYTADFDASNLTSGVYFYTLQSESFKDSKRMVLVK; this is encoded by the coding sequence ATGAAAATAAAAACAAGTTTTTTGGTTCTTATCGCCATTTTGATGGTTTTTAATACATCAAAAGCTGAAGATAAAAAGATCCATGGGTGCTCTGAAGCACTCGAGGTAATAAAATTTACCCAGGATGAAAGGTATTCGATCGTTCTTAGTGGTGATAATAGAATTTTTATCTCCACTGACCAGATCTCTTGGGTTGATGCCCTAACAGTTGGATTAACTAAGGACATAACGGATATCGAAATTATCTCCGATAGATATTTAATAGCAGTCGGAGAGGATGGCTTGGCGATTAGAACAACTGATGGAGGTGAAAACTGGAATGAGATTATTGGTTTACCAATAGTAGATTTCACGAAAGTGAAATTTACAAATCAGAAGGTCTATATTCTTGGAGAAGGCGGAACATGTTTCCGTAGCCAAGATATGGGTCAAACATTCATAGATAACTCCCTGGCTACAATAGGAAGTTGTATGGATGTAGCTTTCATTTCACCATCAACTGGATTTTTAATTTCGGATCAAAATCCATCACTTTGGATTTCCCGAAATGGTGGTGCAAATTGGGCGGCAAGAAGTCTTCCGCAAGGTGCAGATGGAGAGATGATCTGCATTGATCAAAACTTCCTTTATGTTACTGGGAAGGCCTATATTGATACTGCGATCTTTCAATCTCAAGTTTCATCTTTGCTTCTCATAATCAATTCTGAAGACTTCGATGACTGGATGGCAGTGCCAATCCCTGAATCGTTTCATTTAACCGGAGTTGCAATGAAGAATGGGAAGGGAGGAATTTCAATGAACAAGAGTATGGGAGATATCTGGAGAACCAGCAACGCTGGATTGCAGTGGTTCTCAGGAGTTTCTCAGATGAATAGGAAATATTATTCATTGGGAATTAAAGGAAATCAATTGTATGCTACATCTGATTCCGGTACAATAGTCCGGATGGATGTAGTAACAGGAATTTCTCCAGTCAACTCAGAAATTCCAAAAGGTTTTGCACTCTCTCAAAACTATCCGAACCCCTTTAACCCATCTACAAAGATTAATTTCTCTATCCCAGAACCTGGGGAGGTGAGATTAGCTGTATATAATACAGCGGGAAAAGAGGTTGCAGTCTTAATAGATCAAAGCCTGTCTGCAGGAAATTACACAGCAGACTTTGATGCATCAAATCTGACGAGTGGTGTGTACTTCTATACACTGCAGTCAGAAAGTTTCAAAGATTCAAAAAGGATGGTACTTGTAAAATAA
- a CDS encoding prepilin-type N-terminal cleavage/methylation domain-containing protein, producing MFFSKFKKKILGFTFLEIMVSVAIVAILASISIIATTRVRIKSRDIKRISNATEIVSALEAYYAANQSYPTMIFPGQPIESNGREYLRAVPSNPSPRTDGGCADSDYTYITTTTGYKLTFCIGSDNSRFAQGVVICKNGNCGIKEDCSGEVEDEEGIRYPIVRIGEQCWMAAHLKSKKRPDGTCINLESDENEDLHIDLTDCVITYDLYPGEFFGGYGGCPSECTLGSRRDCVKINPPILGPGAGLGWLDRGYDTLNSAYDYPPDLTDSACNNRGALYTWAGAMNLDNNCVDTSCAHQVTIPFHRGFAHVIGIFQLIKNFIL from the coding sequence ATGTTTTTCTCTAAATTTAAGAAAAAAATTCTTGGGTTTACTTTTTTAGAAATTATGGTTTCTGTGGCTATTGTTGCCATATTAGCCAGTATTTCTATTATTGCTACAACCAGAGTTCGAATTAAATCTCGAGATATTAAACGAATTTCTAACGCTACTGAAATTGTTAGTGCCCTTGAAGCCTATTATGCAGCCAACCAATCATATCCAACGATGATCTTTCCCGGACAACCCATTGAATCAAATGGAAGGGAGTATTTAAGAGCTGTGCCATCAAACCCTTCTCCTCGAACTGATGGAGGTTGTGCTGATAGTGATTATACTTATATAACAACTACTACAGGCTATAAGCTAACATTCTGTATTGGTTCAGATAATTCTCGTTTTGCCCAAGGAGTTGTAATTTGTAAAAATGGAAACTGTGGAATTAAAGAGGATTGCAGTGGTGAGGTGGAAGATGAAGAAGGTATTCGTTATCCGATTGTCAGAATTGGTGAACAGTGTTGGATGGCGGCACATTTAAAGTCTAAGAAAAGACCAGATGGAACGTGTATAAATTTAGAAAGTGATGAAAATGAGGACTTGCATATTGATTTAACTGACTGTGTTATTACATATGATTTGTACCCTGGTGAATTTTTTGGTGGATATGGAGGTTGTCCGTCGGAATGTACGTTGGGATCACGAAGGGACTGTGTGAAAATTAATCCACCTATTTTAGGACCAGGAGCTGGGCTTGGTTGGCTTGATCGAGGTTATGATACTTTAAATTCAGCTTATGATTATCCTCCAGACTTAACGGATTCGGCTTGTAATAATCGAGGAGCTTTATATACTTGGGCAGGGGCAATGAATTTAGATAATAATTGTGTGGATACGTCTTGTGCTCATCAAGTAACAATACCATTTCATAGGGGGTTTGCCCACGTGATTGGCATATTCCAACTGATCAAGAATTTCATACTTTAG
- a CDS encoding NUDIX domain-containing protein: MPLEMLEVVDENDNVIGLETRTKVHEQGLLHREIHIFFITPNGEIIFQHRAKDKDTYPDKLDATVGGHVEPNMSYEETAVKECKEETGIDIDPSKLFFLTKMRKKTFDKLTGKTNNTIRSQYAYFYEDALANLQVEEGKAEGFEAWKIDDLHNLSENDKVKFIDLLLKDDMIELYNKARNYFSV, encoded by the coding sequence ATGCCATTAGAAATGCTAGAAGTCGTAGATGAGAATGATAATGTAATCGGCCTTGAAACTCGTACTAAAGTCCACGAACAAGGACTTCTTCATCGCGAAATACACATCTTTTTTATTACCCCTAACGGTGAAATTATTTTTCAGCATAGAGCAAAAGATAAGGATACATATCCAGACAAATTAGATGCGACTGTGGGGGGGCACGTTGAGCCAAATATGTCATACGAAGAAACTGCTGTTAAAGAATGTAAGGAAGAGACTGGTATAGATATAGATCCAAGTAAACTATTTTTCCTTACAAAAATGCGAAAAAAAACTTTTGATAAATTAACTGGGAAAACTAACAATACTATTCGTAGTCAGTATGCCTATTTTTATGAAGACGCTTTAGCTAACTTGCAAGTTGAAGAAGGAAAAGCCGAGGGATTTGAAGCTTGGAAAATTGACGATTTACATAATCTTTCGGAAAATGATAAAGTCAAGTTCATAGACCTTCTTCTGAAAGATGATATGATTGAGCTATATAATAAAGCAAGAAATTACTTCTCAGTATAA
- a CDS encoding sigma-70 family RNA polymerase sigma factor, which yields MLNLYQNQTLKALDDLVAKVRPRGFVTETELLQVFPQVENYIYDYELTLERLQRNSIRIIEDSGGFLDVDANVKKAGQLTSILGSDKDRLKFDISELSADSIQMYLREIGKVPLLTTEEEIELAKRKERGDKDAERKLIEANLRLVVSIAKKFAGSKGLSLLDLIQEGNIGLFRAVEKFEYRKGYKFSTYATWWIRQAITRSLADQSRTIRIPVHMVETINKFQHIQRQLIQDLGREPLPEEIASEMGETIDKVRYIIKISQDTISLETSVGEDDEDSTLEDFIEDVKNVTPDRAAALQLLKDYVHEIITQLTPREQKILEMRFGLLDGVSHTLEEVGAEFDVTRERIRQIEYKTLEKIQKHSLIKKLKDY from the coding sequence ATTCTAAATTTATACCAAAACCAGACACTAAAGGCTTTGGATGATTTAGTTGCGAAAGTTCGTCCTCGTGGATTTGTAACCGAAACTGAATTACTACAAGTTTTTCCTCAAGTTGAAAATTATATTTATGACTATGAACTAACACTGGAACGTTTGCAACGTAACAGTATTAGAATCATTGAAGATTCAGGTGGATTTTTAGATGTTGATGCTAATGTAAAAAAAGCTGGTCAGTTAACTTCTATTTTAGGTAGCGATAAAGATCGCTTGAAGTTTGATATATCAGAATTGTCTGCTGATTCAATTCAGATGTATTTGCGTGAAATTGGAAAGGTGCCATTGTTGACCACTGAAGAAGAAATTGAATTAGCCAAACGAAAAGAACGGGGTGACAAAGATGCGGAACGAAAATTGATTGAAGCCAACCTTCGGTTAGTGGTTTCAATTGCCAAGAAATTTGCCGGCTCAAAAGGTTTGAGTTTGCTTGACCTTATCCAAGAAGGAAATATTGGTTTGTTTCGTGCCGTTGAAAAATTTGAATATCGCAAGGGCTATAAATTTTCTACGTATGCTACCTGGTGGATTCGTCAGGCGATTACTCGTTCTTTGGCCGATCAATCGCGTACCATTCGTATTCCTGTGCACATGGTAGAAACCATTAATAAGTTTCAGCATATTCAACGTCAGTTAATTCAAGATCTTGGTCGTGAACCATTGCCAGAAGAAATTGCTTCAGAAATGGGAGAGACGATTGATAAGGTTCGCTATATTATTAAAATTTCTCAAGACACAATTTCTTTGGAAACGAGTGTTGGTGAAGATGATGAAGATTCAACTCTTGAAGACTTTATTGAAGATGTCAAAAATGTTACCCCAGATCGAGCCGCAGCATTGCAGTTACTAAAAGATTACGTTCATGAAATAATTACCCAATTAACTCCTCGAGAGCAGAAGATTTTAGAAATGCGTTTTGGTTTGCTTGATGGTGTTTCCCACACTCTTGAAGAAGTGGGGGCTGAATTTGATGTCACTCGTGAACGTATTCGTCAGATTGAGTATAAGACTCTTGAAAAGATTCAAAAGCACTCCTTGATTAAGAAGTTGAAGGATTATTAG
- a CDS encoding toprim domain-containing protein, giving the protein MGWCNSIFENKKFSDEDILLAGLSARKVETGRFYNRFRGRVMFPLREVNGNIVGFTGRILPQFESQDKQGKYVNSPQSIVYDKSKLVFGLDKAKQAIRNIGIAILVEGQMDCITAHEAGFSNVIASSGTALTFEQVKLLQRYTNKIALAYDMDSAGRLAAERASEQTLAAEMETSMIALPEGKDPDECIRKNLEGWKTALTEAKPIMEYFVEEIISPLDLATVSDKRLALKKLLPHLQKIANSIERDFWVKKISQIIDIDEVSVKQAILSQPKSVQNRQEETARPVEEISRSRPELLSEQLLGLLLRFPSYIDSVVSRLPIDQVVGSSFQTLYRLLVIYYNKVTVSGSDQIDQKQESLNFAEFRKWLIDYSQDTANDIQVLDRLALLVERNFFETTFEQAQTLIGTSIKELRHYYLNSRLKVVTRLIFELESRRDRSSADEERLLELLKEFKGLAEEIRQVSL; this is encoded by the coding sequence TTGGGATGGTGTAATTCTATATTTGAAAACAAAAAATTTAGTGATGAAGATATTTTGTTAGCTGGTCTTTCCGCACGAAAAGTTGAGACAGGACGTTTTTATAACCGTTTTCGTGGACGGGTTATGTTTCCACTTCGTGAAGTAAATGGAAATATTGTCGGATTTACAGGAAGAATTTTGCCACAATTTGAAAGTCAAGATAAACAGGGAAAATATGTGAATAGTCCACAAAGTATTGTCTATGACAAAAGCAAACTAGTATTTGGTTTAGATAAAGCTAAACAAGCTATTCGTAATATCGGCATTGCAATATTAGTTGAAGGACAAATGGATTGCATCACAGCTCATGAAGCTGGGTTTTCCAATGTAATTGCTTCATCTGGAACAGCATTAACTTTTGAGCAAGTTAAATTATTACAACGTTATACCAATAAAATAGCGCTGGCGTATGATATGGATTCAGCTGGACGATTAGCAGCTGAGCGGGCAAGTGAACAAACGTTAGCAGCCGAGATGGAAACGTCAATGATTGCTTTGCCAGAGGGCAAAGACCCTGATGAATGTATTAGAAAAAATCTAGAGGGTTGGAAGACTGCTTTAACAGAAGCTAAACCAATTATGGAATATTTTGTTGAAGAAATTATTTCACCACTTGACCTCGCGACTGTCAGTGATAAACGTTTAGCCTTAAAAAAATTATTACCTCACTTACAAAAAATTGCCAATAGTATTGAAAGAGATTTTTGGGTAAAAAAAATTAGTCAGATTATTGATATTGATGAAGTGTCAGTCAAGCAGGCAATATTAAGCCAACCAAAATCAGTGCAAAATAGACAAGAGGAGACAGCTAGGCCAGTAGAAGAAATTTCACGAAGTCGACCTGAGCTTTTATCCGAACAATTACTTGGTTTGCTTTTGCGTTTTCCTTCCTATATTGACTCGGTGGTAAGTAGATTGCCAATTGATCAAGTGGTTGGATCATCGTTTCAGACTCTTTACAGGTTATTAGTTATATATTATAATAAAGTTACTGTTTCTGGATCAGATCAAATTGACCAAAAACAAGAATCTCTTAACTTTGCTGAATTTAGAAAATGGTTAATAGACTATAGTCAAGATACTGCTAATGATATACAGGTATTAGATCGATTGGCTTTGTTGGTTGAGAGAAATTTTTTTGAAACAACCTTTGAACAGGCTCAGACGCTCATCGGCACTTCTATTAAAGAATTACGGCATTATTATTTAAATAGCCGTCTTAAGGTCGTGACTCGTCTGATATTTGAACTTGAATCACGTAGAGACCGCTCTTCAGCAGATGAAGAACGGCTTCTAGAATTACTCAAAGAATTTAAAGGACTGGCCGAAGAAATTCGCCAGGTATCTTTGTAA
- a CDS encoding DUF4065 domain-containing protein, with translation MYIKTAKKKHNLTQDFLASKIGVSRPTYVQIEQGERDLTITEARKLTDIFGIVFDDFVQGKDTSATVEVKKSAKKIKEEKQEMRISIPQKNLEKFKEVLLYVLSKVGGKPNIGEAVVYKLLYFIDFDFYEKFEEQLIGATYIKNHYGPTPIEFKVIVDDMIENGEIVRVEGKYFNYPQRKYLPIRDPDLTKLKDARELRHIDEVIARLGDKNATELSEYSHEDTPWLVAKDNQPLDYEAVFYRTPKTSVRNYDE, from the coding sequence ATTTATATTAAAACAGCGAAAAAAAAGCACAATCTAACGCAGGATTTTTTGGCGTCAAAGATTGGAGTTTCTCGCCCGACCTATGTTCAGATAGAACAAGGAGAGAGAGATCTAACTATCACCGAGGCAAGAAAGCTAACGGATATTTTTGGTATTGTTTTTGACGATTTTGTTCAAGGTAAAGATACTTCCGCCACCGTAGAAGTTAAAAAGAGTGCCAAAAAAATAAAAGAAGAAAAGCAGGAAATGAGAATAAGTATTCCACAGAAAAATCTAGAAAAATTTAAAGAAGTTTTGCTCTACGTTTTGTCAAAGGTTGGTGGCAAACCAAATATCGGTGAAGCAGTAGTATATAAACTACTTTATTTTATTGATTTTGATTTTTATGAAAAATTTGAAGAACAGCTTATTGGAGCCACATATATTAAAAATCATTATGGACCAACTCCAATTGAATTCAAAGTTATAGTGGATGATATGATTGAAAACGGTGAGATTGTTAGAGTAGAGGGAAAATATTTTAATTATCCACAAAGAAAATATTTACCGATTCGGGACCCGGATTTAACAAAGTTAAAAGATGCACGTGAGCTCCGTCATATTGACGAAGTAATTGCACGATTAGGTGATAAAAACGCCACAGAATTAAGTGAATATTCTCACGAGGATACCCCCTGGCTTGTCGCAAAAGATAATCAGCCCCTTGATTACGAGGCTGTCTTCTACCGCACTCCTAAAACTTCCGTGAGAAATTATGACGAATAA